DNA sequence from the Armigeres subalbatus isolate Guangzhou_Male chromosome 1, GZ_Asu_2, whole genome shotgun sequence genome:
aatcctgaaaaggataacgacagaatcccgaataggattccgacagaatcctgaacagaatttCGACAGAATACTGAACATGATTTCTACATCAAACATCTTTCTTTACAGATTATTATcaaagcattagcatagcataggcATGACATGGCATTGTTATGGACAGGATTCTAAAAATAGCGACCGAATCTTGAAGAGGACTCCAACacaatcctgaacaggattccgacagaatcctgaacaggatgtCGACATCTAACGTCTTCCGGAATCTTGAACAGCATTGCGAcagaattctgaacaggattccgacagaattctcCTGAACAGGACcctgacagaatcctgaacaggaatcCGACAGAAACCtaaacaggattccgacagaaacctgaacaggattcagacaaaatcctgaacaggatccTAACAGAATCCTGAACGGGAATCCGACAGACTCTTGAACAGGagtccgacagaatcctgaacaggattgcgtcagaatcctgaacaggattccgatagaATCAAGAACAGGAGtcagacagaatcctgaacaggatcctgacagaatcctgaacaggattatGGCAGAATCCTCCTGAACAGGACCCCGACAGAACCCTGAACAGGAACCCGACAGAAGCCTGAACAGGAtcctgacagaatcctgaacaggaatccgacagaatcctgaacaggattccgacagaatcctgaacaggattccgacagaatccagaacaggattcagacagaatcctgaacaggattctggcaGATTCCTCCTGAAGAGGACACCGGCAGTATCCTTGTAAGCACTGGCAACACGGACGGTCACATGGCTATGTGTGCAATAGATGGTGGCGATCAGGATCACCCTTCGATCGCACGGTCGTAGGTCGATGTATATGTAGCTACAATGTGTCAGATGAGATGATtggcaaaattgaaaaattgttatcgctATTAGGTATACGTTTCCAGATTATAATTAAGAAAGTTTCCAGAACTCCAGTTGGATATAAATTAATAAGTAATTGTGAGTATCAACTCAATGAATTTGATAGTGCCTAGAACTTATAAAATATAATTGATTCTTATAGCTAGTAGTACGGATAAAGTTATTAGTACGGATTGGTGGTAATTAGCTCATCTATAGCCTAAAAGGTAAACAAGGTCAAGTGAATTTTATAGATTTGATAGCAAAGAATTCTATATACTAGGCTCGTCAAGTGGATTTAATTGCACACTATTGAGGAAAGGGGGGTTCATACTGTATGTCACCGAAACTGTGAGTAAATGAATAAGAACACTCAATGAACTGTATGTAACTTAACCAGAGTTTATTCGTAGCTTAAAAGCAACAACATTGCGTAATACATTTGTTCGCTGAAGAGACGTTGACGAGTTTTACTACCCCATCGGCCACAAATCTTTTAAGAGTTTCGCAAGAAGTCGATCGAGACGTATAGTATACAATGGCAACAGCATCCGGGGATCCAACTTTCAACCAGCAGAGCTGCGTTGGCTGCAGTGAGGCCACTTACAACGATGGTACATCGATGGAATGCCACCGATGCCTTCGTTGGTACCACGGTGCTTGTGCAGGTAATAGTGATGTGGTCACGGATGGCAATTGGAATTGTCCAGCGTGCGTTTTTCCTTCTGAATACGTTCTTCTCGGCAGGAGCTGGAGCGCCGCCGAGAAGAACGTATTCAGAAGGAAAGGGAAGGACTAACGCAGCTGTTCATCGAGGACAAATTCGCGTTGCTGATGTCGGAGGCGTTAGATGATGAAGGTGGTAGTGTGCGGAGCAGTAAAACTGGCGAAAACAGTGTGGACAAGGTTCGAAAGTGGATGGAAGCAGGAAATTGTGAGGCTACCGCTGGAGATACGGCGCTAGGAGATTCTATAGTGAGTTTGCCGCAGCCACCAGTGACTAGAAATCAGAACATTCTTTTACATGGAACTCCGCTTAGCTCAATGGGGTCTAAGGTCGTCAGCACCCACACTGCTAGATTGAACACCGGTACAGGCAATAGACCCAAGCTTTATCCCTTACTACCTCCAGAGGGGATCTCTACAGAGAGCGGAGAAGTGAATAATAATATATGTGTACAGAAGTTGCCAACGATAGCAGAAAACTGCCATTATACACTTCCTTCAAAAACACCAGCTCAATTGTCCCAGCCATCATCAGCACCAAACATGAAGACCAATAAGGGAGCTATGCCCATGCCAGTTCCGAGGATGCCTCAGTCATCAGTGCCGATGCCGACAGTTCCAACAGGGGTTGTTATGCAGCAAACGTTTGGTGTGCCATTAGCTCCATGTGCGACTATGCATTCAGTGTCAGCTACAGATTTGACGTTACCTCTACCACCACGACTGAATCCAGTACCAGCAGCAGGTAAAACGTTGTCAACAATGCCAGTTCCAGGATACCCAACGTATCAGTTCATACCACAGCAACCACCATTCTATCCCGTACACGCGATGCCGAAACCACCAGGGCAACCATATCATCCACAAGTGCTGCCGGCTAGTGCAACACGTAACGAGTCACATCTCGGTCAATATCAGCAGCAGATTGCAGCGAGACAGGCAGTGCCAAGAGATCTTCCGAGCTTCACAGGGGACCTTGAACAGTTCAAAAAACACCTCAGCTCCTATAATGATGTCCACCGAATTAGCGTTGTAAAAGTACGGATCAGCCAGTTGTATGCCAGGCGGAATAGTCCACGATGATGCATCGAAAGAAGCAGATGGCAAATCAATCGTTACTTTAGGAAGAACTAAAAACTCTGCTGGAGTGGAAAAGTCGCAGACCAAATGTTTGGTTATTATAGccaaattccttcagtaatcaAGTGCCATCAAGCTCTAACGTCACAAAACGAAGTagatacatgaaatatatcaatCAGAAGTGAGGACATTCTAATTTCAGAGGCCTGGCCTTTATTTATTAGTAGCTATCGCAATTCGACGATGATGTGCGGCTATACTGATGCGGAAAATTTAATGCGTTTGCAAAAATGTTTACGCGGTAATGCCCTAGAGGATGTTAGATGCAACCTGCTTCTTCCATCGTCAGTTCCACAAGTCATGGCTACATTGGAGACGCTGTTTAGCAACCCGGAACGCTTGATCCAGTCGATGCTGAGTAAAGTTAAGAGTACGCCTGCACCAAAGGCAGATCGGCTTGAAACGCTCATAAGTTTTGGCGTTGGGGTGCAAATTCTGGTAGGGCATTTGAAGGCAGCTAATCAGCAAACGCACCTGACGAATCCTTCTTTACTGCACGATTTGGTCGATAAGCTCCCTGCAAATATTCGATTGGACTTAGCGCTTTACAAGCAGCGAATGGTTATAGTAGATTTGGAAACGTTTAGCAACTATATGTCGGCGATAATTTTAGCGGCAAGCGACGTTACGCGTTACAGTGACGTAGAAGTGCCGAGAGCAACTAGGATTGAAAAGCAGAAATCGAAAGAGAAGTCGTATGTCAACATGCATAGCGCCGAAGACGACCGTAAGCAAGTAAAGGGACAAAGAACCGAAAATAGTTCTAGCAAAAATACTGGTACCGTGAAGCCTTGTTTCATTTGCGAGAAGGTTGGGCACAGGGTAAAAGAGTGCTTTAAATTCAAGTCTCTGTCCCTGAACGATCGTTGGAAGGCGATCAAAGACCACCAATAATGCCATAAGTGCCTAGTGCCACATGGTAGATGGCCTTGTCGGACGTCGAAGTCCTGCGATGTCAGCGGTTCTCGCGCCTACTACCATTCGCTTCTCCATCCTGGATCTCCTGAGTCAACTGAAGTCGCTGTTGTGTCCGTTCATCGTCAGGCGAAGCATCCCACCATATTTCGGATCATACCCGTTATACTCTATGGCAAGGTTAAGCAATTCCAAACGTTCGCTTTTCTAGATGAAGGCTCGGATTTGACGCTGATAGACGAGGAGATTGTTGACCAGCTGGGCATCAACGGAGGGAAAAGAGAACTGTGTATGAAGTGGACTTCGAACGTCACTAGAGAAGTGAAGCGTTCCAGAAGAGTTAATATGGAGATAGCTGGTGCAGAGGGAGGACAACGCTTTCCTTTGCTGAACGTGCGCACCGTCGGTCGTCTTGATTTGCCTCATCAATCATTGGACTACAAACTGCTAGCGGAAAGGTTTCCTCATCTGAGAAAACTGCCAATCAAGAGCTACAAGGATGCTACACCGAGGTTGTTAATAGGTCTGAGCAATTTGCAACTGGCCATTCCGTTGAAATGTCGCGAAGGTACCTAGTGGCAATGAACCTGTAGCGAACAAGACAAGGTTAGGGTGGACCGTATTCGGCCACATGGCGGAATCGGAAAGGTTTCATTCATTTCACGTATGTGAGTGCTCAAACGGCGAAAAGTTGCACGATTTAGTCAAGCAGTTCTTTTCTGCGGAGAACTTGGGAATAACTACAGGGCCGTTACCCGAAGGTGTCGAAGAAGCTCGGGCGAAAGCTATTCTACGCGAAACAACGAGGAAACAGCTAGATGGTCACTACGAAACGAGCCTGCTTTGGCGATACGACCAGTTTGAGTTCCCACCAAGTTACGCGATGGCTGCAAGAAGGTTCCACTGTCTGGAACGACGTCTTCGGGCACACTCTGAGCTACGTGACAATCTGGATAGGCAAATTAGCGAGTATCAGGAAAAGGGTTACGCGCATAAGGCCACAAAGCAGGAAATTGAAGGTTCTGATATCAAGCGAACTTGGTATTTGCCATTAGGTGTGGTTATTAACCAAAAGAAGCCCGGAAAGGTCCGGATTGTTTGGGATGCAGCGGCCAAAGTAAACGGAGTGTCCTTCAACTCGATGCTTTTGAAGGGTCCGGATATGTTGACCTCACTTCCGGCAGTTTTATTCCGATTCCGAGAACGAAAGTTCTGCGTCACTGCTGACATCAAAGAGATGTATCATCAGGTCAAAATTCGAGCAGCTGATCGTTCGTCCCAACGGTTCCTGTATTGATCTGATCCGTCTGCAGAGTTGGAGATTTACATAACGGATGCGGCGAGATTTGGTTCTACTTGTTCGCCATGCTCGGCACAGCATGTTAAAAACGTTAACGCTGCCGAATGGCAAAAGGTGTACCCTGAAGCAACAAGAGCAATAGTTCAAAATCACTACGTGGATGATTATTTGGACAGCCGCGCTACGGAAGAAGAGCTGATTAACTTAGCAAACGACGTTCGAACTGTGCACTCCAAAGCTGGGTTTGACCTGAGAAACTGGCGCTCTAATTCGAATGTAGTCTTGCGACGGGTCGGGGAAGGACCGGCCGTGCTGGAGATTGTGATTGTGATTGGAGTGATTGGAGAGGACAAAACGAATCAACAAGAGAGGGTTCTGGGAATGACTTGGCTGCCACTAGCTGCCACATTCTCAGTCGTTCTGTCAGACGACTTGCAGCGGATGGTATTCGGAGACGGAACAGTGTCCAAGCGAGGCATTCTGCGGCTGCTGCATCTTCAACTTTCTCATCCATGGAAAAATTGTAATCCAAGACCTGTGGCGTAGCGGAGTGACTTGGGATGACGCGATTCCTCAATAAATCTTTACTCGCTGGAAAAGTTGGATCGGACAACTTCCCAATCTACAGAATGTTCGTGTGCCAAGGTGCTATTTCCCAGAGTACAACGTAGACGACCTTCAAACTCTCGAGCTGCACGTTTTTGTCGACGCGAGTGAGTTGGCCTATGCTTGTGTGGCTTACTTTCGCATCATGGAGCAGGGTATACCTCGGTGCGCTTTCGTGTCTTCGAAAGCCAAGGTAGCGCCACTTAAATCGCTATCGATTCCACGCATGGAGCTGCAAGCAGGTGTAATCGGATGTCGGCTAGCGAAAACCATTAAAGAGAACCACACTCTTCCGATCAAGCGTATCGTCTACCATAGCGATGCTAGTACGTTACTGCCGTGGATTAGGTCAGACACACGGAAGTATCGGCAATACGTAGCAGTCAGGATAGGAGAAATCCTTGAAAGTACCAATATCTCCGAATGGCGGTGAGTTCCACGAAACTTAATGTGGCAGACGAAGCAACGAAATGGACAAAAGAACCTGTCGTTGAGCCTGACAGTCGATGGTTTAAAGGACCAGAGTTCTTGTATCTGCCGGAAAAATTATTGCCTCAGCAAGTTGTCCAACCAAAAGAAACGACTGAGGAGCTGCGTCCGGTTCACATGCGGTTCACAGGAGATAGTACGACCTTCTATTATCGACGTTTCTAGGTTTTCAAAATGGAAACGCATGTTAAGAAGTATGGCTTACGTTTTCCATTTCATTAATTGCTGCCGTACCAGAAGAGATGGCAGAAGAAACATACTGAGTCAAGAAGATTACAAGCGTGCTGAAAATGCCCTTTGGCGATTAACACAATCTGACGAATATGAAGATGAAATAGtgcatggtttcccaaactgtgggtcccgacccccaggggggtcgcgagcggattgttggtgggtcgcgtagaacaaatattaattgcagctcggaTGCCGAACCTTCTGATCATTTTTGTCAGGAACATAATTTtaagttcaaaccgcattttattttaaatattcatcaccacgctattttagaaaacatttatgCCTTAAAGCTGTCCCTtgatgaagtaaaataaaaacgctaacattttgacaaacaatatcatgtttgtcattttttgcatttgtacatgtaagctaacgtgaatatttttcatgtggaagaagccaaaacagatgacattctgtttcaattaatgcttaatactacttgataaaatgtatttttcataggtgggtcgcgagacatagaattttgctaggtgggtcgcatacccaaaagtttgggaagctctgaaATAGTGGAGTTGACTAGAAACTCGATAGATACAGCAAGACGGCAGATTAAGTCGGGCGTTTAACGCATGCTCTCACCCTTCTTGGATGAATTCGGAGTGATAAGGATGGAAGGTCGCATTGAAGCATCGCCCTTCGCCTCCTATGAGGCAAAGTATCCAATTATCCTTCCCAAAGGACATTACGTTACTAAACTTCTAGTTGATTGGTACCGCAGGCGTCTAGGTGAACGAGATGAGGCAGAAATTCTATGTAATGAGTAACTCCGTATGAACGGTCATTCTCCCGAGTAGGCATCGATTATTTTGGGCCATCGACGGGTGCACCAACTGAAATCTACACCGATGATAATGGGACAAATTTTCAAGGAACGTGTAGAGAGTTAACCAAGCAAATAACCACTGTGAACACAGGGTTAGCGGAGACGTTTACCAATGCCAACACCAAGTGGTCGTTCATTCCGCCGGCCACTCCGCATATGGGAGGAGCGTGGAAGCGCATGGTGCGAGCTGTGAGCCCAGCGATAGGTGGAATACGTCATCTCCGGCGCATACTGAGGAAGTATTCCAGACACACTGTGTACAGAAGCTGAATCAATGATGAATGCTAGACCGTCAACATACATACCGCTGGATACCTCGGACCAAGAAGCACTAATTCCCAACCATTTTCTTTTGCTGAGTTCTTCGGGGGTTAAGCAAACCATCAAGAAGCCTACGAGCGATGAGATAGAGCTTCAGAGTGGCTGGAATCAGTGTCAGTTGATGCTCGACCGTTTTTGGACTAGGTGGATCTGCGAATATCTACCTACCACCACCAGGAGAACGAAATGGTTCGAGGACGTTAAACGTATAGCAGAAGGCTCGTTGGTATTCATCGTGAACGAAATGGAACGTAATAGCTGGGTACGAGGTAAAGTGGTAAAGCTAATTTCCGGAGCAGATGGACGAGTTCTACGACGAGTAGTAGCAAAGTTAGCAGTGCTAGATGTGCTGCAAAGTGGTAAGGCTGCCGGAGCCGGAAATCCTTACGGGTCGGGGAATGTAAGCACTGGCAACACGGACGGTCACATGGCTATGTGTGCAATAGATGGTGGCGATAAGGATCACCCTTCGATCGCACGTTCGTAGGTCAATCTATATGTAGCTACAATGTGTCAGATGAGATGATtggcaaaattgaaaaaatgttatcgCTATATTAGGTCTAGGTTTCCAGATTATAATTAAGAAAGTTTTCAGAACTCCAGTTGGATATGAATTAATAAGTAGTTGTGAGTATCAACTCAATGAATTTGATGGTGCCTAGAACTTATAAAATATCATTGATTCTTATAGCTAGTAGTACGGATAAAGTTATTAGTACGGATTGGTGGTAATTAGCTCATCTATAGCCTAAAAGGTAAACAAGGTCAAGTGAATTTTATAGATTTGATAGCAAAGAATTCTATATACTAGGCTCGTCAAGTGGATTTAATTGCACACTATTGAGGTCAGGAAAGGGGAGTTCATACTGTATGTCACCGAAACTGTGAGTAAATGAATAAGAACACTCAATGAACTGTATGTAACTTAACCAGAGTTTATTCGTAGCTTAAAAGCAACAACATTGCGTAATACATTTGTTCGCTGAAGAGACGTTGACGAGTTTTACTACCCCATCGGCCACAATCATAAACAGGAATCCGACAGAAGCCtggacaggattccgacagtaCCCTGAACAGGAacccgacagaatcctgaacagaaaTCCGACAGAACCCTGAACAGGATTCAGAAAGCATCCTGAACAAGATCCTGACAGAAtcttgaacaggattccgacagaatccagAATAGGATTCAgacggaatcctgaacaggatccTGACAGAATCTTGAACGGGAATCCGACAGAAtcttgaacaggattccgacagaatcctgaacaggattgcgacagaatcctgaacaggattccgacagaaccctgcacaggattccgacagaatccagAACAGGAGtcagacagaatcctgaacatgattctgacagaatcctgaataggattatAGCAGAATCCTCTTGAACAGGACCgtgacagaatcctgaacaggaacTCGACAGGAGCCTGAACAGGAATCCGACAGAATCTTGAACAAgatttcgacagaatcctgaacaggattccgacagaatcctaaaCAGAATTTCGACATCTAACATCTTCCGGAATCTTGAACAGAACCCCGAcagaattctgaacaggattcagaTAGAATCCAGACCATGAtcctgacagaatcctgaactggaacccgacagaatcctgaacaggaatcCGACAGAATTTTGAACAggatttcgacagaatcctgaacaggattccgacagaatcctcaACAGAATTTCGACATCTAACATCTTCCGGAATCTTGGACAGCatttcgacagaatcctgaacaggaccCCGAcagaattctgaacagaaatccgacagaatcctgaacaggattccgacagaatcctgaacaggatcctgacagaatcctgaacaggatttcgacagaatcctgaaaaggattccgacagaatcctgaacaggattccaacagaatcctgaacaggatttcgacagaatcctgaaaaagattccaacagaatcctaaacaggattcAAACACAATCCTAAATTGGATTCTGAGACAATTCTTAACAGGATCCCGGCACAGCAGAGTCTGGCACAATATTCCGACTACTACTAATCAAGATTTTGACATAGGCCTGAATAGGATTCCGAAAAATCCGAACAAAATGCTTACAAGATTTTGACATAACAGAACAGCCGACAGAATCCTATACAGGGTTTTGACAGACTtttgaacaggattccgacagaatcctaaacattattccgacagaatcctgaacaagattccgacagaatcctgaacaagattccgacagaatcctgaacagattccgacagaatcctggaaatCCTGAACACCATTAATCAATGTCATGAAGCACACTGCAAGGCAGTTTCTCCGTTGAGAAGTTTAGAAATTTTGCTCACACCATTTCTTAAGGACTTACCGGTTTCCGTAACTGTCCCTTCAAATACTCGTATTTCCGTTTGTAATCTCTTGAGTAAGGTACTGCTTGGCCGGCAATGTTTGGCATCGACAAGCGTGGATCTTCCCATTGAGTGGTTCGGGTATCTGTGAAAAAAGTCGAAACACTAATCTGGAAGGAATACCACAATACAATCATTTGAAAACTCACTGTGATCGATGAAGAAAGTCCTTCCATCCGAGTGCACCCGCTCTTCCCATCCTTCCGGCAGGGGCGCCAGTCCGTCCTCCGGGCGTCTCGGATCGCTCACAGCTGTACTGCTGGACGCATTTGGCATTGGACTGGCTCGTCCGGTCCTTGGATCTACCCATGAGGTTTTCTTCTCGTTGTGATCGATGAAGAATACCCTTCCGTTCGGCGCCAGCTGCATGGACCAACCTGCAGGCAGTACCACATCCGCTCCAGCCGGACTACTACTGGACGAATCGTTCTCATTGGATGTGGACGACTGCGAAGAACGGTCATCGCCCGTGTCATTGTTGTTGTTGGTAGATGATCGCCGTCCACCTCCACTGTCTGCTTCGTCAGCATCTCCAGCCCTACCGGGAGGACCGGCACTGCCAACGCTTCCGATCGATGAGCGACTCGACGAGCGGCGGCTAACTTCGTTGAGGTGCTGTAGGACACGATTCTGCACCGCATGATCCAAGTCCTAGAACGAAACGCCAACGAACGCATTACTCTCAATTGGCAAGTTAATCAATGTCCCATCACCAACAACGATACCCATAGCAATAATACCTGCACTACCTGCAATAATAATGCACTACTTCAATAGCCTGCAACAAATTCTAACAGCTCAGACGGTATAGCAATAGTCACACGAACACTAGTAAAGAGAAGCAGTACAGCGGCGACAAAAAGCAACAACGTAGATTACCTCATCCTCGTCTTCACCGAACTGGAGAACTTCTTGCGGTGAGGGAGGAGCTTCTTCCTCACCCTCGTCAAGACGCTGCTCATTCAGGGAAGGTTGTCGTGGCAGAATAAAAGGAACCGTTGGTGGAAgtctttttcttcaaaattacaAATGTGTTGATTAGCATATTTCTCCCGCCATGTCCGGAGCAGTTTACCACCAACCTACGGTTAACTCCAGCCAGTGTGGGATTCGCCACCGAAGCCACCCGACTGGGGCTTCTGATCAGTGCGGCCGGCAGGTGCGGTGGTGAACTGACCCGGATCGTCGGCAGCGATCGTAGCGAATCCGACCGAAGCACTACGCCGTTCTCCACATCTTCCCGGTTGCCATTTGACGACATCGGACGTCCCGCTTCCGACACAACACCGAGAGAGCTTTCCGAATTGTTCAACGAGGTGGTAGACCGAAGAGTTGAGGCCAGGCTTGCATTGCTTGCCTGAGGTACAAAGTCACACAAATTAAAATCGTGTAGAAATAAAATAAGTAAATCAAAGAAGATTTCGTGCCACTACATCTACAAAGTCTAAAAATCGGTCTCAAAACACACGCACACATTCAAACAAGCACACTCTCAACCACCTCTTGATCCAGTTCGTCCTCAATATCGATGCTAAGTGCATCAAATCCAATTTCGTCATCCCGCAGCGCTTCCGGATCAACTTCTTCCCGCAGTTGTTCGGGTTGTTCCTCGTCAATGACGGGCGAGGATTGCGAATCGACGGTTTCACGACGCGAGAAGGTCGTGAGTGATGCTGATCGTGACCCCCGGCCACCAATCAACTCCTCATCGCCGTCGCCTTCATCGTTCGTCAAACACACCGAATCGTTGTCGGTGCTCGCACTTTCGTTATCCTTCGTTGGACGGGTGGATCACCGTAAAGATCAAATACAATAGCCATACAAGATATCGACAAACAACGGAACATAACGGTTTGGCATGCAGCGTTAAAGAAATTAGGGAAATAAAATCGAATAGTTAACAGGCGGCATGCTTAACAAGGTCCTGGATGCGTTGTTGTTACGTGTCATAGTTTAGGTTTTGATGAACTAAAAAGATTGGGAGTAAATTCTCGGTGTGGATAGTTACCGTGATGTTGTCGTCAACGCTGATATGAACACGTCTTTGGAAGGCTGCAGCCATGTCGTTGTCCTGGGATGATTGAGTTAAACTGGAAGGAAAAGAAGCGTCGTTAGGTTTGTTTGAATGGGCGATGGTCAGGTTTTTTAATGGGCGATGGCAAGCCGAACGAACTCCCATCGAAATTTGGAGAATTgttcttggaaattcgaaaaaggtGCGTGGAAGTAGCGGATGTCAAGCACCACTCTTACACCGGATTGCAGATTTTGGGTACTCACGTGGCAGTTGGTCGCTCCCATTGCGTCGTCCGCTGCAAATGGTTCACGTAGTACGTACGCCCGTTGGCATCCTGCCGTTCTTCCCAACCGGATGGAAGCGTGTCTGCTGCACTGCTGGCGATGTTGGAGTTCTACGGAAATTGCAAACAGTTTCAAATAAGTGAAATTCTCAACGACCCAATGCTTGCAAACACGTACACTGGAGATCGAATTGTTTGTCTCGATGATTTCCCAATCCGTTTCACTGGATGCGTTC
Encoded proteins:
- the LOC134205829 gene encoding E3 ubiquitin-protein ligase Nedd-4-like isoform X4, whose protein sequence is MASHAEYGYLSGADELNNEEGTCCRLRIKVIAGHQLAKKDIFGASDPYVRIDLNTISGDENIDSVLTKTKKKTLNPVWNEEFIFRVKPSEHKLVFQVFDENRLTRDDFLGMVELPLAQLPKEPTDDGVQVPTKSYPLRPRRSVGARSKVRGQLDLYHAYIQDQNASSETDWEIIETNNSISSNSNIASSAADTLPSGWEERQDANGRTYYVNHLQRTTQWERPTATLTQSSQDNDMAAAFQRRVHISVDDNITDNESASTDNDSVCLTNDEGDGDEELIGGRGSRSASLTTFSRRETVDSQSSPVIDEEQPEQLREEVDPEALRDDEIGFDALSIDIEDELDQEASNASLASTLRSTTSLNNSESSLGVVSEAGRPMSSNGNREDVENGVVLRSDSLRSLPTIRVSSPPHLPAALIRSPSRVASVANPTLAGVNRRKRLPPTVPFILPRQPSLNEQRLDEGEEEAPPSPQEVLQFGEDEDEDLDHAVQNRVLQHLNEVSRRSSSRSSIGSVGSAGPPGRAGDADEADSGGGRRSSTNNNNDTGDDRSSQSSTSNENDSSSSSPAGADVVLPAGWSMQLAPNGRVFFIDHNEKKTSWVDPRTGRASPMPNASSSTAVSDPRRPEDGLAPLPEGWEERVHSDGRTFFIDHNTRTTQWEDPRLSMPNIAGQAVPYSRDYKRKYEYLKGQLRKPANVPNKIEIKVRRASILEDSYRIINSITKTELLKTKLWIEFEGEAGLDYGGLAREWFYLLSKEMFNPYYGLFEYSAMDNYTLQINPFSGLCNEDHLHYFKFIGRVAGMAVYHGKLLDAFFIRPFYKMMLQKPIDLKDMESVDMEYYNSLLWIKENDPSELMLTFCVDEETFGYTSQRELKLNGADIEVTNENKDEYIKLVIEWRFVARVKDQMSAFLDGFGQIVPLNLLKIFDENELELLMCGIQSIDVKDWKRNTLYKGDYYANHVIIQWFWKAVLSFSNEMRSRLLQFVTGTSRVPMNGFKELYGSNGPQMFTIEKWGTPENYPRAHTCFNRLDLPPYESYLALKDRLIKAIEGSQGFAGVD
- the LOC134205829 gene encoding E3 ubiquitin-protein ligase Nedd-4-like isoform X5 → MASHAEYGYLSGADELNNEEGTCCRLRIKVIAGHQLAKKDIFGASDPYVRIDLNTISGDENIDSVLTKTKKKTLNPVWNEEFIFRVKPSEHKLVFQVFDENRLTRDDFLGMVELPLAQLPKEPTDDGVQVPTKSYPLRPRSARSKVRGQLDLYHAYIQDQNASSETDWEIIETNNSISSNSNIASSAADTLPSGWEERQDANGRTYYVNHLQRTTQWERPTATLTQSSQDNDMAAAFQRRVHISVDDNITDNESASTDNDSVCLTNDEGDGDEELIGGRGSRSASLTTFSRRETVDSQSSPVIDEEQPEQLREEVDPEALRDDEIGFDALSIDIEDELDQEASNASLASTLRSTTSLNNSESSLGVVSEAGRPMSSNGNREDVENGVVLRSDSLRSLPTIRVSSPPHLPAALIRSPSRVASVANPTLAGVNRRKRLPPTVPFILPRQPSLNEQRLDEGEEEAPPSPQEVLQFGEDEDEDLDHAVQNRVLQHLNEVSRRSSSRSSIGSVGSAGPPGRAGDADEADSGGGRRSSTNNNNDTGDDRSSQSSTSNENDSSSSSPAGADVVLPAGWSMQLAPNGRVFFIDHNEKKTSWVDPRTGRASPMPNASSSTAVSDPRRPEDGLAPLPEGWEERVHSDGRTFFIDHNTRTTQWEDPRLSMPNIAGQAVPYSRDYKRKYEYLKGQLRKPANVPNKIEIKVRRASILEDSYRIINSITKTELLKTKLWIEFEGEAGLDYGGLAREWFYLLSKEMFNPYYGLFEYSAMDNYTLQINPFSGLCNEDHLHYFKFIGRVAGMAVYHGKLLDAFFIRPFYKMMLQKPIDLKDMESVDMEYYNSLLWIKENDPSELMLTFCVDEETFGYTSQRELKLNGADIEVTNENKDEYIKLVIEWRFVARVKDQMSAFLDGFGQIVPLNLLKIFDENELELLMCGIQSIDVKDWKRNTLYKGDYYANHVIIQWFWKAVLSFSNEMRSRLLQFVTGTSRVPMNGFKELYGSNGPQMFTIEKWGTPENYPRAHTCFNRLDLPPYESYLALKDRLIKAIEGSQGFAGVD